From Daphnia magna isolate NIES linkage group LG2, ASM2063170v1.1, whole genome shotgun sequence:
TCTACTGATGTAGTACTTGTTGTCTAAAAAAGGTTTTGAATTATGCGCTGTCAAAACAATTGTTAGAAATGTATGCGGGGTACGTACTTGGATCTCTTTGAGGACTGTCTTCCATAATTCCTAATCCGTAGAGACGATTTATGGGTTTAAGTTGTTGCTTGTTAATCAATTTACTCAATACATGAAAATTTAGGTAAGTATCGTCATCACACTTTAGGACCAGTTGAGCAGCAGGACAATGGCTGTAAGCCCAATGAAGCAACGCGACACTCTTTAGTGTTAAATTTGCATACGTGTCGACGACATTCACTTGCACCACGTCTTCGTATTTTGCATGTTCCTTCTCTAACCGATCCTTGATCACTTGGTCCTCACCAAGAGTTGatccaacaagaaaaattaacTGTATCTCGTCTACTTTACGCAGACTTGGACCTGCCCATGTTTTGCGAATCAAGTCTCGTTTAGCAGAATGTTCGGCAGCTGACACCACTACAATCAACAGAGTTCTTTTAATGTTTGGGATGAGTTCAACCGATCGGTTTGTCCATTGTCGGCACTTAAAGTTTTTCTGGGCACTAATGTCGATAGGGTACATAAAGGACAGTACATCATTGATAACGGGCTCTCCAGTATTGGGTTGAAGTGAAGATGCGAGCGGAATTGGTTTAAGACCAAGTCGCTGAATCGTGTAACCAGTATAACCTAACACATGTCGACGTGTGTTTTGAACTACGCCAACCACAGCAGAGCTGTTGAAAATGGCTGTCTCTGGTTTATTTGTTAGTTGACGTACTGGAACAACAACAGGGAATCGAGGCGggttaaagagaaaaatgaatataCATACCGTAATCACGGTAAGGCCAAACAATTTAACAAAGACGGTCTTTTTGTTGAACCTTCGCAAAAGTTGCGAATTAATGAACGGATACTTCATGGCTCAATTGTCCAAATCAAGTTTTTGCAGACAAAAAAATCCGATCGTTCACACTAAAAGCTTCCAGTCCTAATGGCAGTAGTCTATATTGATGACTTGATAAATGCTGTTAGGCTAAGAAATATAACTACCTGATCGAGCACTCTTACGGCTCAATCCTGTTTCTTCTTCCCACACTGATGTTGAATATTTAATACTGTAGAACGCAGCAAAAGGAAGCACCATAATTGAAAGTTGGACTTCTACTGTACACCTTAGTGTTGCGTTTCCATAACTCAGATGGCTAGTGGTTCACTTAGAAATTGTATTGCTAGATTTGCTTTGCTATTCCGTGCTGTTGGCTGCATCTGGCTCATTCTTCATTCCACCGAGCATTACCGGAACGATCATAACGGAATCGTTTCACTGAACTGCCCTCTTGTCGTCATTGAACTCacgggagaaaaaaaactattcacGGAACTCTGGTTTTGTTTTCCGGTCGAAGACCCTCTCATGTTTAGGTGACTATAAAGCGAATCGACTGTTGATCTCcgattttattattgtttgtaaCTTGATATCTTATGAAGtaaggattttaatttttattcaatttacATTGCGCGGGTCATCCTACCATACAGAAGATGTTGAACTACCTGGATATTTCGTACACTCTCCGGAAGAATGAACTAATTTAGGTCCTGCTATGATTTAATGTGCTCAAATATTGTTACAGGAAATCACCAGTACCCACCTATTACAATTTGCTTCTCTGTCCTGGAGATAAAGTCCGGcctaaaatcaaattttatcAATTGAAATGTGCTCCTGTAATGACTTACGGGTTGACAACCATTCCTTTTTTCTCCAACAAAAATAGTTGTAAAAATGacacaatcaaatattctGGTTCAATTTCAACACGAAATTGTAAATGGAATGAAAGAGTCACAATGTGTTAATCTAGCGAAACGGATAGAGCGTCTTCAGCTTCGGCCTGCAACCAAAAATCATTGTAACAAGGTGGTAAAATAAACTATTCATTTAGCTACACAGTAAGCTCTACTAATTTCTCTCGTCTTTTTTAAGTCAAAGAACTTCATGGCCCgtaacaaaattttttaaaaggtgCACAATTCCCTGGCCACTTCCTCCCGATAAATCAGTTTACAGTTGCCAACATTTGGCTACTGCCACGTTTTAAAATGTACCTGCTGGGGAATAAGGTTGAATTTGTTTCGTCAACGCGGATTGCGGAAGtatgcaacaaaaaaaaaaaactaggaaAATACCTGTTAAGGTAGAGGTAGAAGGTAAACCAACCAATCAGAAAGAGGTAAGGATCCCTACCTTGATGCGTTTtgcatttgtttctttgataCACAGGGAAATAGACGTTTGGTTTTATCTTCTGCAAATAAAAACAGTGTCATAGTGCAAATCTACCAACATGATGAAGAGATCTGTTAAAAAATGGGTATCCAGTGGAGTGTGGTTTGTCATAACTCtcatcttgtttttcttcctggTAGGTCGGTTCGAACGTCAGTCAAAGCTAATTCATTTAGAGGCAAAGCATTCAGAAATTTTGGGGAAAATCTCACTTACTGGATACACAAATTACACTATCGAACGACTGGGTTTAAAGCCTCTACCGTTTGTCTCTTCACTTGAGCCCAGTATGAAAGAACAGGTTATCAACGATGTTCTTTCGTTTGTTTACCCTCTCGACATCAATCCCAACGGAAAATTGAAGTGTCGACACTGGAAAGTTCGATCCTCGAATACTGTCACAGAAGACTATAACAGAACTTTGCTAATTGTGGTGATTTCGGCTGCAGAACATTCGGCCAAAAGAGACTTGATCCGAAGAACGTGGGCTAGTCCAAGTGTGCTAAACGTGGACTGGATACAAGTGATTTTTCTGGTTGGATCAACTGGAGACGAGGATAAAGTTACAACGGAGCAGTTGAAGAAGGAAAATGCCGAGCATGAAGACTTGGTACAAGTGAACGTTGTCGATACTTACGCGAATTTGACGTTAAAAAGTGTAGCCCTACTACATTGGACGCATACTCACTGTCCGGGTGCTGAACTGGTCCTCAAGTGCGATGATGACAATTACATCAACTGGAACGTTTTCACGAAAATCCTACCACATATCAACGTCACTAGGACCATTTATGGCACTCCAGTTCCTACTCTATTTGCTGAAAGATGGAAAAGTACGTGCTTCTTCCGGAGTTAATTAAAAGCTATAAACTTATGGTAACCTTTATTcaccaggtcagaaacattaCGTTAGTCGGCGCGTATGGCCTTGGCCCCGTTATCCTAGTTATCTAATGGGCGGCTGTTATGCGATATCCGGTCAAGCCGTCAAACCTCTTCTGGCAGCCACTCAGACCACGCCGTTCTTCTGGATCGAAGATATTTATTTGACCGGCTTGTGCGCTAGCAAAGCAAACGTTAGTCTTCAAACCCAGCCAAAGTAGTCAGATATAATTAAACGTATTTTAGTTTTTACCTACTAATGGTAGTCTTGAATTTTCCTGCAGATATTACCATCCTGATATCCCAGAGAAAGGTCAATTAAATTCTTGCTTTGTGCGGAAGACTGCTATATGGCAGACCCGGTCATCAAAACAATTGGCAATATCCCACAGAGTTACCAGTAATGTCTACCGTAATCAGCTTCCTTGTATCCCAAAAAGCAGGGTCCCTCCCAAGTGTGCTTTTGGAATATTTTGCTGATATGCTAACATGGTTTCGGTTTCGTTAAAAGAGCCATCAGGGGAAGCCGtgttaaaattatttaattttgagTCAGTACATTAGCTGTTTGCCCTTAATGCCAATATCTGTTTTTTCCAGAattatttatggttttttaatttgaagGGGAAATTTCAATACAAAAATAACAGTTTTAAATGAGCATAACGCAAGATTCCTCGGAGTCAGAATGAAAACATTGCGCAACGACTGCAGCTAGCGGTATATTCAACAACTAATTTGCGTCGTCTACTTCTGGTAAGTTTACAAGTTTTGTGTAaattttatagtttttaaacAGTGTTTCAGTTTCACACAACTACTTGCCCTGTTTAAAAACCTTTACATATTATTGGTACCATGCTAATTTGTAGAATCATAAATTTGCTTAATCAAAGTTCGCATATAAGTGCGCGTCTTGGGTAAGAAGGTTCTTTGTTTAATGCTGTTTTAAGTTGCTTGattagtaaatatttttgcAAGTGGTTCCTGTCAATCTTAAATCTATAAACTGTTAAGCTCCCAAAGGTACCTGATCGAGACTTTAAAATGCAAAGCAGTGCAGAGTGTCAAGCAGACTTTCAGAACACAATCGACCAAAACAGCTGCCAAGGAGACATCCACCATATCCCTAAGATTATTAGGACTCTCTTGTGGAGCAGGATTAATTGTAGGAAAACAGCTGTTCAACTCTGAAAGTCAGGTTTACTGTGAAGCAAAACTTACATCAAGAATTATTGAAGATGAACAAAGCAAACAACCCAAATTTGACTGGAACAGATTTTGGGAACTTTTAAGACCACACTGGTGGTATCTCATCATTGCTGTTTCAGTATACCATTTTAGAGCTTTCTAAAATAATTACATTAAACTATTGTTTTCTTGCTAGAGTGCTTTTGTCGTGGCAATTCTAAACATCGAAATCCCTCGTTTACTGGGGGATATGATCAATGTTGTCTCTAACCATCTGAATAACGACTCCGAAAGTGCCGCAGGGAACTACTGGCAAGAGCTAAAAGTACCGGCAATGAGGCTCGGCATTATGTATGTTGCCCAAGCGGCTTTTACATTCGTTTACATCCACACATTGTCATGTGTTGGTGAGCGTATGGCCTGCCAGCTCCGTCAAGATCTCTTTTCAGCCATAGTTCGTCAGGATATAGCGTTCTTTGACAGCCATAGGACGGGAGAACTTGTTAACAGGTTTTTTACGTCTTTTCCATTAATTAGTCCGCACATCATTAGTTGCTTCTTTTTCCACAACAGATTGACTACTGACGTACAAGATTTCAAGAGTTCTTTCAAGCTTTGTGTTTCACAAGGGCTTAGGAGTATCACCCAAACGATTGGTTGCATGGTGTCTATGTATCTTATTAGCCCTCCATTGACTCTTTATATGGCAACTATTGTTCCAGTGGTTATAGGAGTGGGAAGTTTGTTAGGTAAATTTTTAAGGAACCAATCCCGCGCCGCTCAAGCTCAGGTAGGATGTTTAACATGTGTTTATATGGCTTAACATGGGTTAACACATCATGATTGTAAACTGTTGAAAGGTGGCCAAATCGACAGCAGTTTGTGACGAAGCGTTAAGCAATATTCGAACTGTAAGGGCCTTCGCcatggaagaaaaagaaatggaactgTATGCGCAAGAATTGGAAAAAGCAAGGATAATGCAAGAGAATCTTGGCATGGGCATTGGACTATTCCAggtaaataattaaaaaaaattgggctTGCAATTTCCTGACATTGGAATTTCCACAGTCAGGTGCAAATCTTTTTCTCAATGGCATCGTTCTTGGAACAGTAGGTATTGGTGGATCTTTACTGTCATCAGGTCAAATCAAACCGGGTGATCTCATGGCCTTCCTAGTAGCTACACAAACTATCCAGAGATCTTTAGCGCAGCTCTCTCTCCTCTTTGGTCATTACGTTCGTGGTACATCCGCTGGATCTCGAGTTTTTGAGGTGATTTTCATTTATACGCTTCTTAACTTTGATCGTTCTGTTACTAATTTAATTATATCTGACAGTACATCCACCTCGAGCCTAGCATTCCTCTCCAGGGAGGCAAAACTATTCCCTTCCACTCCCTTTTTGGCCAAGTGgaattcaaaaatgtttatttttcataccCGACTCGCCAAGATCAAGTAATATACTAAACCAAATGTAAAGgtaaaattttatatttagCCGACTATGTCTTTTTTCATAGAAAGTGTTGAAGGATTTCACACTAACGCTACCAGCCGGCAAAGTCGTCGCTTTGGTTGGCAGCTCTGGTGGTGGTAAATCCACTGTTGCAGCGTTATTGGAAAggtattttgaaaaattttaaaaatctctcTTGTCACTTGATTTGATAACTTTGCAATAGGTTCTACGATACAGATAGCGGAGAGATTACAATCGATGGTCATAACGTCAAGAATCTGGATCCAACATGGCTACGTGGACGAGCGATTGGCTTCATTAATCAGGAGCCGATTTTATTCGCGTCATCCATAATTGAGAATATCCGTTATGGCAAACCCTCGGCTTCGGACTTTGAAGTGATGGAAGCAGCCAAACTGGCTAACGCTGATGATTTCATCCGATCTTTCCCCAATGGTTATGCCACGCGAGTAGGAGAAAGAGGCGTGACCATTTCTGGTGGTCAAAAGCAACGCATCGCTATTGCCCGGGCACTACTGAAAAACCCGTCTATTCTCATTTTGGATGAAGCGACTTCCGCTTTAGATGCTGAATCAGAGAAGCTCGTTCAGGACGCATTGGATAAGGTTGCCGCCGGTAGAACTGTTCTAATTGTTGCACATCGCTTGAGTACCATCCAGAACGCGGACATTATTGCAGTTGTCTCCAAAGGAACTATTGCCGAGGTAAAGTTCATCCATCGTGAATCCCCATTTATCcagtagtaaaaaaaaaaatctcttgtCGCGTGGTGACACATCCCCTTCCCAATTGCCTTTTAATACCAGACTGAAAATTTAAAGACGTACAGTATactgatttgtttgtttttaaggtGGGCACTCACAAAAGCCTTGTGGACAAACGTGGACTCTACTGGAACTTGATCCGTCAGCAACAGCAGAATCATTCGAGTCCAAGTGCTGGAGCCTAGAAACGGAGTTTTTAAAATAGCCCAATGATACTAGCGTGGTTTTGTTAAAATAGGACCTTGTTATTGAAATTTTCTGTTGTTAATAGGTTTCAGCAATTAAAACTTTAAAAACCGGAAAACTGCAGTACTTTACTTTCCAACACTAGATGGCTCTATAATAATCGAGAGTGATAAATCGTTGCGTAGTCGTGAGCTGGcataaaggggaaaaaaagaaaacaatcaaGGATTTCAGGAAATCTGGTGTCCAATCTCGGCGTGAACTTGAAATTGCTTTCCGTGTATGGTATCTGTTTTTTTCCTGACGACCCTTTTATACGGTCAGAAGGGCATGGACACATCACATGTTGGCTCCGTTAAAAGAGGTTAATTATTCAACTTTGAGCTggctttctctttttgtttattttattaaacTTCTGCTCTCGTTATATCCCATGAGCCTTATTGTAAACAGATCAGCATATTGGTTTTGTTATCTCTATAATATACCCAAAAGTCTTTGAACTGGGCAATATGTAACGTGCTAATAACCTTGTCGCTAGGTCTCTCGAGTTTTTGCACCCCACAAGACTTATGCCTTCAACATGTTTGTTGTCCAGAAAAAGTGCGCCTGACTTCCCAGTGTCGTGAGCTGAATAATAAGACTAAGAGAATCAGAGAAAAGGTTGGAAAATTTAGTGGGCAACGTGCCACTTGCGTGTCATACACTACACATACCCTTTAGGTCACGGCCCATTCACGTGAGCATaagtttttgcaatttttattttttttttttttctaattttctcaTGAACATGAAAATTTGGCATTAATCGATGAACGAAACTAAAAATGAACAGGCTTCGTCGTCTGATATCAACCAATAACCGAATCCGTGAAGATTTTCGAGAGCAATGACCTCAAAACGGGATATCTATTATTATCCCTCGTTATTTTGTGTTGCCAAAACAGCACCACCAATATGTGGAtgctgaaaacaaaaaattgtgttaCAATGTAGTACAGATTCTGTGAGGCCTACAACAATGGAGAGTGGAAACGGCAGCAGCCTTTGTCGTCAACGGCACTTTTTTCACGCTCCACCTAACGTCACTCCTCTCTCACAGTTTTggtcaacaaaaaaaggacaacTTGTAACAGTTGTAGCTCACGCCTTTCCCGTTTGGAGAGATGGTTAACCCAACCTGTCGAGCGTAGCAACTTGTTGTTCCACCTACTATTTTCTCTACAAACTGCTGTAAAGATAAAAGTCAATTATCATTCGATTAGCAGAATAAGACaaacattccttttttttctaaacgaCCTTGACGTAACCTGTAGTCTGTTGGCAATGACGCAACTGAAGGGTAAACGCACGTCGGCCTCTTTTGAGTCGCTTGCCTCAGTAAAGAAGACAGATACACGCATGCTCGATATCCAAGTATTACTATATGTACCCGTTGTCCCTACACACGCGCCTCCTCCCGTCTCTACTTCCTTTCCTTTTGGTTTTCTCTCCGCTTAGTCtagctttttcattttttttttcttctttccctcGCCGTCGCCGTGGCAACACCCCCGTGCGACCGCCCTTGTGACGCCCTTTTGGCGTCCTTGCACCGACAGTCGGCCACGATTTCTAGTTACGTGACTTTGTAGCCAGCCACCTCACAGAACAATTAAAAGCTTCCTTTTTAGGTTCAAT
This genomic window contains:
- the LOC116916560 gene encoding beta-1,3-galactosyltransferase 5, producing MKYPFINSQLLRRFNKKTVFVKLFGLTVITVCIFIFLFNPPRFPVVVPVRQLTNKPETAIFNSSAVVGVVQNTRRHVLGYTGYTIQRLGLKPIPLASSLQPNTGEPVINDVLSFMYPIDISAQKNFKCRQWTNRSVELIPNIKRTLLIVVVSAAEHSAKRDLIRKTWAGPSLRKVDEIQLIFLVGSTLGEDQVIKDRLEKEHAKYEDVVQVNVVDTYANLTLKSVALLHWAYSHCPAAQLVLKCDDDTYLNFHVLSKLINKQQLKPINRLYGLGIMEDSPQRDPNNKYYISRNVWPWSKYPAFVSGGGYLLGRDTIQPLLAAVQTTPLFPLEDVYLTGICARKARIKSLSSRRIYERFIPKKIDACFVRFTAMWQTQSKLQFLQSHDIVSLVYRRNLPCRIACKYLGIC
- the LOC116916565 gene encoding beta-1,3-galactosyltransferase 5 isoform X2; amino-acid sequence: MMKRSVKKWVSSGVWFVITLILFFFLVGRFERQSKLIHLEAKHSEILGKISLTGYTNYTIERLGLKPLPFVSSLEPSMKEQVINDVLSFVYPLDINPNGKLKCRHWKVRSSNTVTEDYNRTLLIVVISAAEHSAKRDLIRRTWASPSVLNVDWIQVIFLVGSTGDEDKVTTEQLKKENAEHEDLVQVNVVDTYANLTLKSVALLHWTHTHCPGAELVLKCDDDNYINWNVFTKILPHINVTRTIYGTPVPTLFAERWKSQKHYVSRRVWPWPRYPSYLMGGCYAISGQAVKPLLAATQTTPFFWIEDIYLTGLCASKANILPS
- the LOC116916565 gene encoding beta-1,3-galactosyltransferase 5 isoform X1, encoding MMKRSVKKWVSSGVWFVITLILFFFLVGRFERQSKLIHLEAKHSEILGKISLTGYTNYTIERLGLKPLPFVSSLEPSMKEQVINDVLSFVYPLDINPNGKLKCRHWKVRSSNTVTEDYNRTLLIVVISAAEHSAKRDLIRRTWASPSVLNVDWIQVIFLVGSTGDEDKVTTEQLKKENAEHEDLVQVNVVDTYANLTLKSVALLHWTHTHCPGAELVLKCDDDNYINWNVFTKILPHINVTRTIYGTPVPTLFAERWKSQKHYVSRRVWPWPRYPSYLMGGCYAISGQAVKPLLAATQTTPFFWIEDIYLTGLCASKANVSLQTQPKYYHPDIPEKGQLNSCFVRKTAIWQTRSSKQLAISHRVTSNVYRNQLPCIPKSRVPPKCAFGIFC
- the LOC116916561 gene encoding mitochondrial potassium channel ATP-binding subunit; this translates as MLICRIINLLNQSSHISARLGSQRYLIETLKCKAVQSVKQTFRTQSTKTAAKETSTISLRLLGLSCGAGLIVGKQLFNSESQVYCEAKLTSRIIEDEQSKQPKFDWNRFWELLRPHWWYLIIAVSSAFVVAILNIEIPRLLGDMINVVSNHLNNDSESAAGNYWQELKVPAMRLGIMYVAQAAFTFVYIHTLSCVGERMACQLRQDLFSAIVRQDIAFFDSHRTGELVNRLTTDVQDFKSSFKLCVSQGLRSITQTIGCMVSMYLISPPLTLYMATIVPVVIGVGSLLGKFLRNQSRAAQAQVAKSTAVCDEALSNIRTVRAFAMEEKEMELYAQELEKARIMQENLGMGIGLFQSGANLFLNGIVLGTVGIGGSLLSSGQIKPGDLMAFLVATQTIQRSLAQLSLLFGHYVRGTSAGSRVFEYIHLEPSIPLQGGKTIPFHSLFGQVEFKNVYFSYPTRQDQKVLKDFTLTLPAGKVVALVGSSGGGKSTVAALLERFYDTDSGEITIDGHNVKNLDPTWLRGRAIGFINQEPILFASSIIENIRYGKPSASDFEVMEAAKLANADDFIRSFPNGYATRVGERGVTISGGQKQRIAIARALLKNPSILILDEATSALDAESEKLVQDALDKVAAGRTVLIVAHRLSTIQNADIIAVVSKGTIAEVGTHKSLVDKRGLYWNLIRQQQQNHSSPSAGA